A region of Salvia splendens isolate huo1 chromosome 17, SspV2, whole genome shotgun sequence DNA encodes the following proteins:
- the LOC121774941 gene encoding E3 ubiquitin-protein ligase RGLG5-like: MGAKMSNASLVRRNSTNHVSSPHNTDTDAETTPFSRRYGRIADNYRSIDQVTQSLAESGLESSNLIVGIDFTKSNEWTGRDSFDGRCLHHLSDGLNPYQHAISIIGRTLSQLDEDNLIPCFGFGDVSTHDRDVFSFYADSRPCDGFEEALSRYREIVPHVRLSGPTSFAPIIETAMGIVDRNGGQYHVLLIIADGQVTRNIDTEAGQLSPQEQNTVNAIVRASEYPLSIIVVGVGDGPWDTMHKFDDNIPARAFDNIQFVNFTEIMSRNIPLPEKETEFALAALMEIPLQYRATMELQLLGNQRGHSTTLPLPPPSRSLRSNSHLTFTRSSSYSETFSTTHPSPVSTSSSLNERRCPVCFYRRRNLALGCGHQVCHDCGEELSWCPICRTEITTRLRLYN; this comes from the exons ATGGGGGCGAAGATGTCGAATGCAAGTTTAGTCCGACGGAATTCAACCAACCATGTATCTTCTCCTCATAATACTGATACAGATGCTGAAACCACTCCTTTTTCTAGGAGATATGGAAGAATCGCTGACAATTACCGATCTATCGATCAG GTTACGCAATCGCTAGCTGAATCCGGTCTAGAATCCTCAAATCTGATCGTAGGCATTGACTTCACCAAAAGCAATGAATGGACGGGGAGAGATTCCTTCGACGGAAGGTGCCTTCATCACTTGAGCGATGGGTTGAATCCGTACCAGCACGCCATCTCCATCATTGGAAGGACGCTCTCGCAGCTCGATGAGGATAATCTCATTCCGTGTTTTGGCTTTGGCGATG TGAGTACCCATGATCGGGACGTGTTCAGCTTCTATGCGGACAGCAGGCCCTGTGATGGCTTCGAGGAGGCACTCTCTCGTTATAGAGAGATCGTTCCACATGTTCGGCTATCAG GACCTACATCGTTTGCCCCAATAATCGAGACTGCTATGGGGATAGTTGATCGAAATGGTGGCCAATATCATGTTCTTCTGATCATAGCTGATGGCCAA GTCACAAGAAACATAGACACAGAAGCTGGACAGCTAAGTCCTCAGGAGCAAAACACAGTTAATGCAATAGTGAGAGCAAG CGAGTACCCGTTGTCCATTATTGTGGTTGGAGTTGGAGACGGGCCGTGGGATACCATGCACAAATTTGATGACAATATCCCAGCCAGAGCCTTTGACAATATACAG TTTGTCAATTTCACAGAAATCATGTCAAGAAATATCCCTCTACCGGAGAAGGAAACTGAGTTTGCCTTGGCTGCATTGATGGAAATTCCTTTACAATACAGAGCAACAATGGAACTCCAACTCTTGGG CAACCAGAGAGGGCACAGCACAACTCTCCCGTTGCCACCTCCATCGCGCAGCTTGAGGTCGAACAGTCATCTAACCTTCACTCGTTCAAGCAGCTATAGCGAAACCTTCTCAACTACCCATCCATCTCCTGTTTCCACTTCAAGCTCTTTAAATGAAAGG AGGTGCCCTGTTTGTTTCTACAGAAGACGAAATCTTGCACTTGGATGCGGACATCAG GTGTGCCATGACTGTGGCGAAGAGCTGAGCTGGTGTCCGATTTGTCGGACAGAGATAACAACCAGATTAAGGCTTTATAATTAA